The following are encoded together in the Rhizoctonia solani chromosome 10, complete sequence genome:
- a CDS encoding F-box-like protein has product MLDELAASSDLLCTAIERYSAACIAIRESFERREIPHETSSQLTPRMSTEVQLATSLEVKLRGAKASLNWCRNQAIPHATINSLPPELLSRIFHLVYRSRPCAKRDYASCSMSEPVYPKALSLVCSRWREVVFSLPALWTHIDISTSAPFNQQHLGGIVQLHLSKVGQLPIDLHIFDPPGDDYGLSFKQYGPVRELTAQVASRVISFDLDIEKRFDYHIHYNILETFIRSCAPGQLARITLSQNSEGGHELLNSDFGIPDVEHESFSLRRFEEILLHVSVLRLSRLFPSWSSRAYHGLVELRIVHGRFPVPESDFTNMLRCSPDLRILQFNLSIINSLPVYYRPTPIPLINLEVLNLSKLNYYELSTLLRWIAPGPKPLQFAAAAQIGPRFTEENIKLFFCLLTLLPDIQELVLHGTFLDAGQDDLNKAVRSIPQRRLDGFHLATCGVDTTILGLMSNSPLSIRLFTFHGCHFYHNGAYIPDGGVASHIKELGKKYPSVKFTIKASEGPGSVKSWNLFASHEMPWAG; this is encoded by the exons ATGCTAGACGAACTCGCCGCGTCGAGTGACCTGCTATGTACTGCCATCGAAAGATATTCTGCTGCATGTATAGCTATCCGGGAGTCTTTTGAACGAAGGGAAATACCACACGAAACCAGTTCTCAGCTCACGCCTCGAATGAGCACCGAAGTCCAGCTAGCTACCTCACTCGAGGTCAAGCTCCGGGGAGCCAAGGCAAGCTTAAACTGGTGTAGGAACCAAGCAATCCCTCATGCCACAATCAACAGTCTTCCTCCAGAGCTATTATCCCGTATCTTCCATCTGGTTTATCGGTCACGGCCCTGTGCGAAACGAGACTATGCCAGCTGCTCAATGTCGGAGCCCGTATATCCAAAAGCTCTCTCCCTCGTCTGCTCTCGTTGGAGAGAGGTTGTATTTAGCCTTCCTGCTCTCTGGACACACATTGATATTTCCACGTCAGCGCCATTCAACCAGCAACACCTTGGCGGTATCGTGCAGCTCCATCTGAGTAAAGTGGGACAACTTCCAATAGACCTCCATATTTTTGATCCACCTGGAGATGACTATGGTTTATCTTTTAAGCAATATGGTCCCGTACGGGAATTGACTGCCCAGGTTGCAAGCCGCGTCATATCGTTTGACTTGGACATTGAGAAGAGATTTGACTATCACATCCATTACAACATTTTGGAAACATTCATCAGGAGTTGTGCGCCAGGACAACTGGCACGGATAACTTTGTCACAAAATTCCGAGGGTGGCCACGAGCTTCTTAATTCTGATTTTGGCATTCCTGATGTAGAACACGAAAGCTTTTCTTTGCGACGATTTGAAGAGATTTTGCTACACGTCTCTGTTTTACGACTCAGCCGGCTGTTCCCTTCATGGAGTAGCCGTGCATATCACGGACTTGTAGAACTTCGAATTGTTCATGGACGATTCCCTGTTCCCGAATCGGACTTTACCAATATGCTCCGGTGCAGTCCAGATTTGCGTATCCTTCAATTTAACCTTAGCATTATCAATTCACTCCCAGTATACTACCGCCCCACGCCGATTCCTCTCATCAACCTAGAAGTGCTCAACTTATCCAAATTAAACTACTATGAGCTTTCTACCTTGCTTAGGTGGATTGCCCCGGGCCCTAAACCACTCCAATTCGCAGCCGCGGCACAGATTGGCCCACGCTTCACGGAAGAAAACATCAAGTTATTTTTTTGC CTACTCACTTTGCTGCCGGATATTCAAGAACTGGTTCTACACGGAACATTCCTTGATGCTGGTCAAGATGACCTGAACAAAGCTGTGAGGTCCATCCCTCAGCGTCGATTGGACGGTTTTCATTTGGCTACTTGCGGGGTCGATACAACTATTCTTGGGTTGATGAGCAACTCGCCGTTGAGTATCAGGTTGTTTACATTTCATGGGTGTCACTTCTACCACaatggcgcatatatcccaGATGGTGGCGTAGCTTCTCATATCAAAGAATTGGGCAAAAAATACCCTAGTGTTAAGTTTACTATCAAAGCCTCTGAGGGGCCTGGCTCAGTCAAGAGCTGGAACTTGTTTGCATCACATGAAATGCCTTGGGCAGGATAA
- a CDS encoding Pyridoxal-dependent decarboxylase conserved domain yields MSLSRHLDADTILAQAVDHPHRKHVHHSRNDKQRREIHDGAYSSRFATEQLPKYSIPSTGVSAHAAYQLVHDELDLDGTPSLNLASFVHTWMPDEGKKLIMENISKNFADQDEYPATMAIHTRCVSMLSDLWKAPDRGKAIGTATGGSSEAIMLGGLALKKRWQAARKAAGKSIHEPGPNIVFGANAQVALEKFARYFDVECRLVPVDESTNHVMSPERAMDYIDENTIGVMVILGSTYTGAFEDVEGMARLLDEYETKTGINVPIHVDAASGGFVAPFAYPKYKWSFDIPRVVSINTSGHKFGLVYAGLGWIIWRSEEMLPKELIFELHYLGSVEYSYTLNFSRSAAPIIGQFFNFLNLGFDGYRRIALSDLRNARLLSRALERSGFFICLSNIHRKLGTTKGLAQAITETLAGFDEDDAEFYERGLPVVSFRFTDQFRQENPHVKQVWIQNLLRAKQWIVPNYALPPNESDIEILRIVVRESMSADLVEKVVVDILQITESLMNGSSDVAMMATVTAPAVNKDTAGHSQLDDSHPDQQSTTTYAKPC; encoded by the exons ATGTCTCTCTCTCGCCATCTCGACGCGGACACCATCCTTGCTCAGGCGGTCGACCATCCGCACAGGAAACACGTCCATCATTCGCGCAACGATAAACAACGACGCGAAATCCACGATGGAGCATACTCATCCCGCTTTGCAACTGAGCAGCTCCCCAAGTACAGCATTCCCTCGACTGGCGTAAGCGCTCATGCGGCCTACCAACTCGTTCACGATGAACTCGACCTCGACGGAACCCCGTCGCTCAACCTGGCGTCCTTCGTACACACGTGGATGCCTGATGAGGGAAAGAAGCTGATTATGGAGAATATCTCTAAAAATTTCGCTGATCAAGACGAGTATCCGGCTACCATGGCTATTCACACCCGTTGTGTGTCCATGC TATCTGACCTATGGAAAGCACCTGACCGTGGAAAGGCTATTGGAACGGCGACCGGAGGATC ATCCGAGGCGATCATGTTGGGCGGTCTGGCCCTTAAGAAGCGTTGGCAAGCTGCTCGAAAGGCTGCCGGGAAATCTATCCATGAGCCTGGCCCTAATATCGTCTTTGGTGCGAATGCTCAGGTCGCACTTGAAAAGTTTGCCAGATACTTTGATGTTGAG TGTCGTCTTGTTCCGGTCGATGAGTCGACGAATCATGTAATGTCTCCTGAACGTGCCATGGATTATATCGATGAGAACACTATTGGTGTGATGGTG ATTCTCGGCAGTACCTATACTGGAGCTTTCGAAGATGTCGAAGGAATGGCTCGTCTCT TGGATGAATACGAGACCAAGACAGGAATCAACGTCCCTATCCACGTTGATGCCGCTTCTGGTGGATTTGTTGCTCCGTTCGCGTATCCCAAATACAAA TGGTCATTCGATATACCACGTGTCGTATCAATCAATACCTCTGGTCACAAGTTCGGTCTCGTCTATGCTGGCTTGGGATGGATCATCTGGCGCAGCGAG GAAATGCTCCCCAAGGAACTGATCTTTGAGCTCCATTACCTCGGAAGTGTCGAATACAGTTATACCCTCAATTTCTCTCGTAGCGCAGCCCCTATTATTGGCCAATTCTTCAACTTTTTGAATCTTG GGTTCGACGGTTATCGTAGAATTGCACTAAGCGACCTGCGTAACGCACGGCTCCTCTCCCGCGCACTAGAACGATCTGGATTCTTCATT TGCTTGAGCAACATCCATCGAAAACTCGGAACAACTAAAGGCCTCGCACAAGCGATCACAGAAACCCTCGCGGGATTCGATGAAGACGATGCGGAGTTCTACGAGCGCGGATTGCCCGTTGTATCGTTCCGCTTTACCGACCAGTTCCGTCAAGAGAATCCACATGTGAAGCAAGTATGGATCCAAAATTTGCTGCGTGCAAAGCAATGGATAG TTCCGAATTATGCTCTTCCGCCTAACGAATCGGATATCGAGATCCTGAGGATTGTTGTGCGGGAGAGTATGAGCGCCGATCTTGTTG AAAAGGTTGTGGTTGACATCTTGCAAATCACTGAATCGTTAATGA ATGGTTCAAGTGACGTTGCCATGATGGCGACTGTCACAGCCCCCGCCGTGAACAAGGACACAGCTGGACACAGCCAATTGGATGATTCGCATCCTGACCAGCAGTCAACTACAACCTATGCCAAACCTTGCTAA
- a CDS encoding histone deacetylase family protein, translating into MSSEPRVAYVCSPDLIRVSSLLPSNRNRSALVHTLVSAYGLLKRANCILVKPGKASRRDLERYHEAGYLDYALQPHRDDETGKGNVTEFGLEDDCEVFPGLDEYIYTVAGATLTATKAIQSTMFDVAICWDGGRHHAHKAHAAGFCYVADCVLSILQLKRPGPGQKTRPKVAYLDLDLHHGDGVAEAFSSQSLEENQTENISSSNVLTLSIHHHAPGFYPHSPLGGLTKPTTTDPFSLSIPLNRGTSARTYVRIWNIVERVLGAFFRWDTDVELEDAPKYLVVQCGVDGLAGDPYAVWNWDIDVEKEGSLGWCVHRVMRWTGPHGGGLKIVFLGGGGYNSPNAARAWAYVTSIITGQPLSINDDIPDHSGFLKYAPSFVLDVPAGNMQDDNIEKDLEQIENNYNVLIERIQRAQSS; encoded by the exons ATGTCATCTGAACCCAGAGTAGCATATGTTTGCTCGCCCGACCTAATCCGGGTATCTtccctgcttccttccaACCGAAACCGCTCAGCACTTGTCCACACGTTAGTAAGCGCCTATGGGCTGCTAAAGCGCGCCAACTGCATACTTGTGAAACCCGGAAAAGCAAGTCGACGGGATTTGGAACGGTATCATGAGGCGGGTTACTTGG ACTATGCACTTCAACCACACAGAGATGACGAAACTGGCAAGGGCAATGTCACTGAATTTGGCTTGGAAGAC GACTGTGAAGTTTTTCCTGGACTGGATGAGTACATATACACGGTCGCGGGCGCCACTCTCACAGCGACGAAAGCCATCCAAAGTACAATGTTCGACGTGGCTATTTGCTGGGACGGCGGGAG ACATCACGCACATAAAGCCCACGCTGCCGGATTCTGCTATGTAGCCGACTGTGTACTATCTATACTTCAGCTCAAGCGGCCTGGGCCAGGCCAGAAAACACGTCCCAAGGTGGCATACCTAGATTTAGATCTCCATCACGGGGACGGTGTTGCCGAAGCCTTTTCGTCCCAATCACTTGAGGAGAATCAAA CGGAAAACATCTCGTCAAGTAATGTTCTCACACTATCCATTCATCACCATGCTCCTGGTTTCTATCCCCATTCTCCATTAGGGGGACTTACCAAACCAACGACAACCGATCCATTTTCGCTCTCAATTCCGCTAAATCGAGGGACCAGCGCTCGTACATATGTGCGTATTTGGAATATCGTTGAGCGCGTTCTAGGTGCATTCTTTCGATGGGATACAGATGTAGAACTTGAAGATGCTCCAAAGTATCTTGTTGTACAATGTGGAGTAGATGGACTAGCAGGAGACCCGTATGCAGTGTGGAATTGGGATATAGATGTAGAAAAGGAGGGATCTTTAGGTTGGTGTGTTCACAGAGTGATGCGATGGACAGGTCCCCACGGGGGTGGGCTAAAGATTGTTTTCTTGGGAGGCG GAGGATACAATAGCCCCAATGCTGCCAGAGCATGGGCCTACGTCACTTCTATTATT ACCGGTCAGCCTCTGTCCATCAATGATGACATCCCAGATCACAGCGGATTCCTCAAATACGCGCCTTCGTTTGTGCTGGATGTACCCGCAG GCAACATGCAAGATGACAACATAGAGAAGGACTTAGAGCAGATAGAGAATAATTATAATGTATTAATCGAACGGATACAGCGTGCGCAGAGTAGCTAA
- a CDS encoding glyoxylate pathway regulator, whose protein sequence is MDRNEKLDYPQSEGYTGGRTLDHSFSVDTQRAFPVYHRKLGNPTPLGLFSFATTILVLSLYNAGARNINVPNVVVAMAMGVGGLCQLLAGMWEYATGNTFGATGAPASSPKAPI, encoded by the exons ATGGACAGAAACGAAAAGTTAGACTATCCTCAGAGTGAAGGTTATACCGGCGGACGGACGCTAGATCACTCGTTTAGCGTGGACACACAG CGCGCATTTCCTGTATACCATCGTAAGTTGGGAAATCCGACTCCTCTTGGACTCTTCTCGTTCGCGACAACCATACTTGTATTATCGTTATATAATGCAGGTGCCCGCAACATCAACGTG CCTAACGTCGTAGTTGCAATGGCTATGGGCGTTGGTGGACTATGTCAGCTTTTGGCTGGGATGTGGGAGTATGCTACAGGCAATACATTTGGAGCAACTGGTGCGCCTGCAAGTTCACCCAAAGCACCGATCTAA
- a CDS encoding inhibitor of apoptosis-promoting Bax1 protein has protein sequence MPLSSPTSYNNLTLDSRLKSFTKSKSKAWPHNASYKATPDTLARAGFVYTPDSTRKSDRVTCFVCGKTLGGWEPQDDPFKEHAEHSPTCSWALARCSIEALRISPESTELVFSNEDSLPSSATLETARLATFGKFWPHDSVRSHSAKSKHMAKAGFIYTPTQESDDLASCFYCNLGLDGWESTDDPHHEHQRRRPHCAFFSARVSAENEPEAQPKRGKGKSSKKPHSEDLDEDEEQPPPPPKPKKGASTGLKRTTSKSSKALAPNDPDSVKQEPGDDPPPSRSKLRKSQSHGQLQLGRSTLEKSMTQPERSQSALGKSVMGRSQSQLGHRARNGVIEDDEDEGDDEPPPVPAKSKPKATAKNKKGLPEPELELEDSEPVRMKPKKKTTKKPTSEADDEVEPEPEPKAKTKAKAGKTKAKAVAALEPEPEPELMEEDEAPPPPPKAKTKGKSKATGVKGRKGGKRAAEEPVELSAAEMEVGSGADVDSVVDVETEPEPAPKKTRTKKTAGTKKVTTKGKKTKTKAGTGDDTESQVEIEPEDVPMQSHPESERPAAGTPRPPSRLASRTEEHTPRATTGNGKSNTGLPVLSRSTPSPTRIARPGTFGTPRGPSQPGSAANTPKGTAGTGIARPPSASGIARPPSASGIARPTSASGMLKSPGAPGMLRSPGSLGIVRPPSATGIPRPGTTTPGSAGASRTGLPLRQPSPTRPGVTRPIFGALNKNSANTDVVMASPGRPTGRPTTGLGSPTRPVSKPLPQVQAAVESNVPFPRESSPMTPARTLNVAKPVPSAPVPVPVPVTKPNSKPPAIDMALAELDAETRALTLEAYVRREMGIQYEVLKAECEREIEDFLKAASETREKIAAL, from the exons ATGCCGCTTTCTAGTCCAACCTCATATAACAATCTGACCCTTGATTCTCGACTCAAGTCTTTTACCAAGTCAAAATCCAAAGCATGGCCCCACAATGCTTCATATAAAGCAACTCCAGATACACTGGCCAGAGCAGGATTTGTGTACACTCCGGATAGCACCCGAAAGTCGGACCGTGTTACATGTTTCGTGTGCGGAAAGACGTTAGGAGGCTGGGAGCCTCAGGATGACCCATTCAAGGAGCACGCAGAACATAGCCCGACATGCAGCTGGGCGTTGGCGAGGTGCTCAATCGAAGCCTTGCGAATCAGTCCGGAAAGTACAGA GCTGGTTTTTTCAAACGAAGATTCGCTGCCTTCAAGTGCAACACTCGAAACAGCTCGACTGGCAACATTTGGAAAGTTTTGGCCTCATGACAGTGTTCGGTCTCATTCAGCTAAATCGAAGCAC ATGGCAAAAGCGGGCTTCATATACACACCTACTCAGGAGTCTGATGACCTCGCTTCGTGTTTCTACTGTAATCTTGGATTAGACGGATGGGAGAGTACAGATGATCCTCA TCACGAGCACCAACGTCGTCGACCTCACTGCGCATTCTTTTCGGCTCGCGTTTCGGCTGAAAACGAACCCGAAGCACAACCTAAACGTGGAAaagggaaatcttccaaaaAGCCTCACTCTGAAGATCttgacgaggacgaagaacAGCCTCCGCCACCCCCCAAACCCAAAAA AGGCGCATCGACTGGTTTGAAACGGACCACATCTAAATCATCCAAGGCTCTCGCCCCTAATGATCCTGATTCAGTCAAACAAGAACCCGGAGATGACCCTCCTCCGTCGCGCAGTAAATTACGAAAGAGCCAGAGTCATGGTCAATTACAACTCGGACGGTCAACACTTGAGAAGAGCATGACTCAGCCAGAACGAAGTCAGAGCGCATTGGGGAAGTCGGTGATGGGAAGAAGTCAGAGTCAATTGGGCCACCGAGCACGAAACGGAGTCATAGaggacgatgaagacgagggTGATGACGAACCGCCCCCAGTTCCAGCAAAATCTAAACCCAAGGCCACAGCGAAGAACAAGAAAGGGCTGCCCGAGCCTGAGCTCGAGCTGGAAGACTCAGAGCCGGTACGAATGAaacccaagaagaagacGACAAAGAAGCCCACTAGCGAAGCTGATGACGAGGTCGAACCTGAACCGGAGCCCAAAGCAAAGACCAAGGCGAAAGCGGGGAAAACCAAGGCTAAGGCAGTTGCTGCACTGGAACCGGAACCGGAGCCCGAACTCATGGAAGAGGATGaagcacctccaccaccgccCAAGGCAAAAACCAAAGGCAAATCGAAGGCCACAGGTGTGAAGGGAAGGAAAGGGGGGAAAAGGGCTGCTGAGGAACCAGTCGAACTTTCAGCTGCTGAGATGGAGGTTGGGTCCGGGGCTGATGTCGACTCGGTGGTCGATGTCGAAACGGAACCAGAACCCGCTCCCAAAAAGACGCGCACAAAGAAGACAGCAGGAACGAAAAAAGTGACCacgaaggggaagaagaccaAAACTAAGGCCGGAACTGGAGACGATACCGAGTCGCAGGTAGAGATAGAACCAGAAGATGTTCCGATGCAGTCACACCCAGAATCGGAGCGTCCAGCAGCAGGCACTCCTCGACCACCATCTCGCCTTGCTTCCCGCACTGAAGAACATACTCCCCGTGCTACTACCGGCAATGGCAAGTCCAATACTGGATTGCCCGTCCTGTCGCGCTCGACGCCCAGCCCAACACGCATCGCCCGACCTGGCACTTTCGGGACACCTCGAGGACCTTCCCAGCCCGGTAGCGCCGCAAACACCCCCAAAGGAACTGCAGGAACCGGTATCGCACGACCGCCCAGTGCATCCGGAATCGCAAGGCCTCCTAGTGCGTCCGGGATTGCCAGGCCCACCAGTGCATCTGGAATGTTAAAATCTCCTGGAGCACCCGGAATGCTGAGGTCCCCTGGTTCGTTAGGCATCGTTAGGCCTCCCAGTGCAACTGGGATTCCGCGACCTGGTACAACAACTCCGGGCTCTGCAGGAGCTTCTCGCACAGGCCTTCCACTCCGCCAACCAAGTCCTACGCGACCCGGTGTTACACGACCCATATTTGGAGCTCTTAATAAAAATAGTGCAAACACCGACGTTGTTATGGCCAGTCCGGGCCGGCCCACTGGTCGTCCAACAACTGGGCTTGGAAGCCCCACTCGCCCAGTTTCCAAGCCATTGCCACAAGTACAAGCAGCTGTTGAATCGAACGTTCCCTTCCCGAGAGAAAGCAGTCCTATGACCCCAGCGCGAACACTGAATGTCGCCAAGCCAGTACCATCTGCCCCCGTTCCTGTCCCCGTTCCCGTCACAAAGCCTAATTCCAAACCTCCGGCAATTGACATGGCCCTTGCTGAACTAGATGCCGAAACTCGAGCCCTGACGCTTGAAGCCTATGTTCGACGCGAAATGGGAATACAGTACGAGGTACTCAAGGCTGAGTGTGAACGAGAAATTGAGGATTTCTTAAAGGCTGCGAGCGAGACGAGAGagaagattgccgcgctaTAA
- a CDS encoding ribosomal protein L44 — MILPERVQRQISTFSRRLRQCQAELKLLNAEERIEEHDVLCESEFMSIFRDTCILVQEEHATSPPYLTELTSEVQKIHNRALGYAYGIGDLYDFMPSWAHDDAAGRALIVDRSEGALSLPHATIPMMLEMLNIDPETAMQKVGKILPDPWNLHMKRHPKSTLLSRFRPDLPPLTATPSSPLAASVYDARCEVTSIDSILPTKLRMSSGSSCLAMTGTCGHKNRTPGLNFCLPDDSLGVRFLNPELSDVATQLTMDEDSQMIYVGDRSHVKSFAWGDNEGPYRFLYPVYTLDSKCSDGPIAVLPGGRVVRAGAGGVALWNTDELEMQGCDAETVIGDQSDPEEASHGGTSDTLFSSSIPRSSFIRFTDIPNLTPTVWEPLPNNPSTLLCAEYFELIKYGCVSIDLEYSGKTMARYLGHGGAVSDFSVSATDSQMFLTACHDGYARLFDIRQPLPVITLDACGADAFCEAVVLAHPDGIPTVFTGTGKHEQIKVWDIRACTPIYELATGNNAVKSLAWDSKRNCLYAATECAYMDRMGRHYDYRPGRVPSQSSQEGEASYEEDYDRCWPFEAWHAEDYFGYTFDAGDHRIFRYAFKEDPNTSILPASRASHDSPFGLIDLHPVRSPLVNASRPLADDYKMVNIPKTRRTSKDCKGKTCKKHTPHKVTQYKKGKDSIFAQGKRRYDRKQSGYGGQTKPVFHKKAKTTKKVVLRLECTVCKYKMQLALKRCKHFELGGDKKTKGAALQF, encoded by the exons ATGATCCTTCCAGAACGTGTTCAGAGACAAATCTCCACCTTTTCCCGGCGGCTGCGTCAATGCCAGGCAGAGCTCAAGCTCTTGAATGCCGAGGAGCGGATCGAGGAACATGATGTGCTCTGCGAAAGCGAGTTCATGTCGATTTTCAGGGACACATGTATTCTAGTTCAGGAGGAACACGCTACGAGCCCGCCGTATCTCACTGAACTGACCTCTGAGGTTCAGAAGATTCACAACAGAGCCCTTGGATATGCTTATGGTATTGGGGATCTGTACGACTTCATGCCATCGTGGGCTCACGACGACGCCGCCGGTCGCGCGCTGATCGTGGATCGTAGCGAGGGAGCGCTTTCGTTGC CCCACGCAACTATCCCTATGATGCTCGAAATGCTGAACATTGATCCTGAAACTG CTATGCAGAAAGTAGGGAAGATTCTTCCAGACCCTTGGAATCTGCACATGAAACGGCACCCTAAGTCAACCTTATTGTCCCGCTTTCGTCCGGACCTACCGCCTCTTACAGCGACACCCTCATCTCCACTTGCTGCCTCCGTTTATGACGCCCGGTGCGAGGTTACTTCAATCGATTCTATACTGCCAACCAAGCTTCGCATGTCTTCAGGGAGCTCATGTCTGGCAATGACTGGAACCTGCGGGCATAAAAATCGCACTCCAGGGCTGAACTTTTGTCTCCCAGACGATTCTTTGGGCGTTCGGTTCTTGAACCCTGAGCTTTCAGATGTCGCCACTCAATTAACCATGGACGAAGATTCTCAAATGATCTATGTTGGTGATCGCAGTCATGTCAAGTCTTTTGCATGGGGAGATAATGAAGGACCCTACCGTTTTCTCTATCCCGTCTATACTCTTGATTCTAAATGTTCGGACGGGCCAATTGCTGTTCTCCCCGGGGGTCGCGTTGTTCGCGCTGGGGCCGGCGGGGTCGCCCTATGGAATACCGACGAATTAGAGATGCAGGGTTGTGATGCCGAGACGGTTATAGGAGACCAGTCAGATCCTGAAGAAGCCTCGCATGGTGGTACTTCGGACACATTGTTCTCGTCGAGTATACCTCGGAGCTCATTTATCAGGTTCACTGATATCCCTAATTTGACACCCACAGTTTGGGAACCACTTCCCAACAATCCTTCCACCCTCCTCTGCGCCGAGTACTTTGAATTGATCAAGTACGGTTGTGTATCCATCGACCTCGAATATAGCGGAAAAACTATGGCACGATATCTCGGCCACGGAGGAGCGGTCTCGGATTTTTCAGTTAGTGCCACAGACTCACAGATGTTCCTGACTGCGTGTCATGACGGTTATGCACGCTTGTTTGACATACGGCAACCCCTGCCAGTGATCACTTTGGATGCATGCGGGGCAGACGCATTCTGCGAGGCGGTCGTATTAGCTCATCCTGATGGCATACCCA CTGTTTTCACTGGCACAGGTAAACACGAGCAAATCAAGGTTTGGGATATTCGCGCCTGCACACCGATATACGAACTCGCAACCGGTAACAACGCAGTCAAATCGCTAGCGTGGGACTCGAAGCGTAACTGTCTATATGCTGCAACCGAATGTGCATACATGGATCGAATGGGACGTCACTACGATTATCGCCCTGGAAGAGTTCCGAGCCAGTCAAGCCAAGAAGGAGAAGCTTCGTATGAAGAGGACTACGACAGGTGTTGGCCATTTGAAGCTTGGCATGCTGAAGACTACTTCGGGTATACATTCGATGCTGGAGATCATAGGATTT TTCGGTATGCATTCAAGGAAGACCCCAACACATCTATTTTACCCGC ATCACGTGCAAGCCACGACTCGCCATTCGGTCTCATCGATTTGCATCCGGTCCGATCACCGCTTGTCAACGCCTCAAGACCCCTCGCCGACGAT TACAAAATGGTCAATATTCCCAA GACCCGCCGCACCT CAAAAGACTGCAAGGGAAAGACTTGCAAGAAACACAC CCCTCACAAGGTGACCCAGTACAAGAAGGGAAAGGACTCTATTTTCGCGCAGGGTAAGCGCCGTTACGACCGAAAGCAGTCCGGTTACGGTGGTCAGACCAAGCCCGTCTTCCACAAGAAG GCCAAGACGACGAAGAAGGTTGTACTACGACTGGAATGCACTGTGTGCAAGTACAAGATGCAGCTCGCGTTGAAACGATGCAAGCACTTCGAGCTTGGTGGTGACAAGAAGACCAAGGGTGCTGCTCTCCAATTC TGA